The DNA region CGCCGGCGCCCGGCCGGCGTTGCACCACGTGACCAGCTGGTCGGCGAACCCGCCGACCTCGGGCCCGAACCGCTGCTTCACGTCCGCCAGCGCGGTGGCCCGGTCGCACAGCGCGCCGGACTCGCCCGGTGCGCACGGCAGCTCGACCGGTGCCGGCAGCAGCTCGGTTTCCAACGGCCGGATGCCGTCGACGTCGTCGACGATCCGCATCCGGATCCCCGACCGATCCGCTTGCCCGGGCCGTCCGTCGCTGGCGAGCAGGTTGTAGTGGATCTGCATGACCAGCTGGCTGCCGGCCGGCATCAGATAGCCGAGGTCGGCGTCGAACAGTGTCTCGTCGGCACCGGGCGCCCAGGAGGCGACCCAGGCGGGGTTGCCGCCGATCCCGGCGTCGCCGAAGCAGGTCCAGCCGGCTCCTGGCGACCGGTCGTCCACCGCCCGGGCCGAGGCGACCTCGGCCGGTGACACCCGGAAGAAGATCGCGTGGTGGACGATGTCGAGGTTGTCGGGCAGGAACTGGCTGCCGGTCAGCGCGACGTCACCGGTCAGCCCTGGGTCGACGAGGAAACAGCGGTACTCGTCGGTGCCGACGCCACCGGGCGCGGCCGGGGTGTACGCCTGCGGCATGGCGAGTTCGACGAACCGTTCGCCGTCGCGCAACGGCGCCGGGGGCGGTACGGCGACGCCGGAGTGCCGATGGTCGGGTGCCCGCTCCTGGCCCGCCGTCGCAGCCCCGGCCGGTCCACGGTCGGTGGTGGCGCCCGTACCCGCGCAGGCCGTCGCCAGAGCCGCGACTACAGCGACCGCCGCGACCGCCGTGATCCGCGCGGACCTGCTCACCTGACGTGCGCTCCGCCGCATGTCCATCCCCCGATCTGTACGCCGAGCCGAGGTCGACCCCGTGCCCGCTCATGCGGACCCTTCGATGGTCTACCGGACCAGCGCAGACCGGCATCAGGGAAATACCCGGACAATGATGATCAATATCGCCGTGTGCGGGACATGCCAGTGAGACCGACCGCGACCACCTGTCAAGGGGCGCAGTTCCCCAACTCATCAGGTACTGGAGCCGCGAAAGATCACGCTCCGCGCCACTACGATCGAATCCGACGGTGTTACCCGACGAGGGAGGAATCCACTCGTGACTGCCCTGACCGAACCGCGCACGCACGCCGTACCGGACGAGGACCTGTTGCGGGTCCTCGCCGCGCCCGACGACGTCGAGCTGGCGCAGCTGGACGCGTGGTGGCGGGCCAACAACTACCTGACCGTGGGGCAGATCTACCTGCGCGGCAACCCACTGCTGCGCGAGCCGCTGACGGCCGACCACATCAAGCCGCGGCTGCTCGGCCACTGGGGCACCAGCCCCGGCCTGTCGCTGATCTACGCCCACGTGTCCCGGCTGATCCGGCACACCGGGCAGCAGACGATCTACCTCACCGGCCCCGGTCACGGCGGCCCGGCGCTGGTCGCCGCCGGCTACCTCGAAGGCACGTACACCGAGATCTACCCCGACGTCACCCGGGACGAGTCCGGCATGCTGCGGCTGTTCCGGCAGTTCTCCAGCCCGGGCGGCATCCCCAGCCACGTCTCGGTCACCACCCCCGGCTCCATCCACGAGGGCGGCGAGCTCGGCTACGTACTGGTGCACGCCTTCGGCGCGGTGATGGACAACCCCGACCTGCTGGCGATCGCCGTGGTCGGCGACGGCGAGGCCGAGACCGGGCCGCTGGAAGGCTCCTGGAAGGGCGTGTCGTTCATCAACCCCGCCCACGACGGCGCCGTACTGCCGATCCTGCACCTCAACGGCGCGAAGATCGCCGGCCCGACGGTGCTGGCCCGCAAGGAGCGCGGCGAGGTCCGTTCGCTGCTGGAAGGCCACGGGTACGAGGTCATCGAGGTCGAAGGCGACGACCTGCCCGGGATGCACTTCCGGTTCGCCGCCGCCCTCGCCGACGCCTGGGGCAAGATCCGCGCGATCCAGTCGGCGGCCCGCTCCGGCGACTGGGACGGCTCCCGCCCCCGCTGGCCGCTGATCATCCTGCGGTCGCCCAAGGGCTGGACCGGCCCGGAACAGGTCGACGGCATCACCGTCACCGGCACCTGGCGCTCGCACCAGGTGCCGCTGTCCGGCGTCCGCGACAACGCCGACCACCTGGCGATCCTGGAGACGTGGCTGCGCTCGTACCGGCCGGAGGAGCTGTTCGACGCCGACGGCGCGCCGACGCCGGTGGTCACCGGCGTCAACCCCGACGGCGACCTGCGGATGAGCGCCAGCCCGCACGCCAACGGCGGCCTGCTCACCCGCGACCTGGACATGCCCGACTTCCGCGAGTACGCCGTCGACGTGCCGCAGCCGGCGCAGCTGCGCGCCGAATCGACCCGCAAACTCGGCGAGCTGATGCGCGACATCTACACCCGCAACCCGGACCGGTTCCGGTTGTTCTGCCCGGACGAGACCAACAGCAACCGGCTCGGCGCGGTCTTCGAGGTCTCCGACCGCGGCTTCATGGAGCAGGTGTACCCGACGGACACCGCGATCAGCCGCAACGGCCGGGTGATGGAGGTGCTCTCCGAGCACAACTGCCACGGCTGGCTGGAGGGCTACAACCTCACCGGTCGGTACGGCATGTTCGCCACCTACGAGGCGTTCGCGATGGTCAGTGCGTCGCAGACGGTGCAGCACGGCAAGTGGCTGCAGGAGGCGGCGCACCTGCCGTGGCGGGCGAAGGTGCCGAGCCTGAACATCCTGCTGACCTCGACGGCCTGGCGTAACGACCACAACGGCTTCTCCCACCAGGGGCCCGGTCTGATCCAGGTGGTCCTCAACCAGCGGGGCACCGTGTCACGGGTCTACCTGCCGCCGGACGCCAACTGCCTGCTGTCGGTCGCCGACCACTGCCTGCGGTCGAAGTCGTACGTCAACCTGATCGTCATCGACAAGCAGCCGCAGCTGCAATGGCTGACGATGGACCAGGCGGTCGAGCACTGCGCCAAGGGCGCGGACATCTGGGAGTGGGCCGGCACCGACGACGGCGCGACCGACCCGGACATCGTGCTCGCCTGCGCCGGTGACGTGGTCACCATGGAGACGGTGGCCGCCGCGCAGATCCTGCGCGAACGCCTGCCCGGTCTGAAGGTACGGGTGGTCAACGTCGTCAACCTGATGACGCTGCCCCGGCCGAAGGACCACCCGCACGGGATGAGCGAAACGATGTTCACCGAGCTGTTCACCGACTCGGTGGACGTGGTGTTCGCCTTCCACGGCTACCCGGGCGCGATCCACCAGCTGGTGCACGGCCGCCCGGACGCAGACCGGTTCCGGGTCCGCGGCTTCATCGAGCAGGGCACCACGACCACCCCGTTCGACATGACGGTGCGTAACCGGGCGTCGCGCTACCACCTGGTGATGGATGCGATCAACAACGCCCGGCGGCTGCCGCGCGGTGCCGCCGACCTGAAGGCCTGGTGCGAGGCGAAGCTCGCCGAGCACGAGGCGTACGTGGTGGAGCACCTGGAGGACATGCCCGAGGTGCGGGACTGGTCGCTCGGCGACTGGGCCAAGCAGGGCTGACCTGTGGGGGCGGGCCCGCCGGGCCCGCCCCCACTGTCAGGAGACCCGGCACATCGTCGACCAGCAGCGGGAGTGACACATGGCAGTCGTGAAGATCAACGCGATCGAGGTGCCGGCCGGTGCCGGCGAGGAGCTGGAGCGCCGGTTCGCCGCCCGGCAGGGCGCGGTGGAGAACGCGCCGGGCTTCCTCGGCTTCGAGCTGCTGCGCCCGGTCTCCGGCGAAGGACGCTACTTTGTCTACACCCGGTGGGAGAGCGAGGAGGCGTACCAGGCGTGGGCGGCCGGGCCGGCCCGGCAGGCGCACGCCGGCGACGGCGACGGCGGCAAGCCTCGGCCACCGGTAGCGACCGGGGCGAGCCTGCTGGAGTTCGAGGTGGTCCAGTCGGTCTCCCGCGCCTGACGGGAGCCCCGTCGCACCGGTGCCACCATCGGGTCTGAACCGTTCGGCGACCGGGTATGCCGGGCAGCATGACCTGGCTCAGCGTCCTCACCGGCACCGTCCTGATCACCGTCGTGCTGGTGGACGTGTGGTTGACGATTCTGCACCCGGACGCTGAGGGTCCGCTCGCCGGCGCGGTCCGCCGACTGGTGTGGCGGGCGTCGTCACTGGTCGGTGGGCGCGGCCGCAGCCCTCGCCGTACGCCGCTGGTGTGGGCCGGCCCGCTGCTGGTCACCGGGACCTTCCTGACCTGGATCGGGCCGCTGGTGTTCGGCGTCGCGCTGCTGGTCTGGCCCTACCTGGACGGCTACCACCGGGTGGCCGGTTACGGGCGGGCCGGCTTCGTCGACGCCCTGTACTTCGCCGCCGGAACCCTGACCGTGCTCGGCTACGGTGACCTCACCCCGGACACGCCGGCGCAGAAGCTGCTCGCGGTCGCCGTCGGCGCGCTCGGATTCGCACTGTTCGCGGCGTTGGCGACCTATCTGATCGAGCTGATCACCGGGCTGACGGTGCGCAACGGCTTCGCGCTCGCCGTACACGACCAGGTGCGGGGCACCGACGGCGCCGGCCTGATCGCGCGTAGCCTGACCGAGGAGGGGGTCGACGCGACCCGGCAGCGCTGCGCGGCGTGGGCCGAGAGCCTGCGGGCACTCGACGACACGGTCCGCCGCTATCCGTTGGTGGCGTTGACCTATCGGCCACGCCGACCGGACTACGACATCGAACCCGCCCTGGAGCACCTGACCGAGGCGACGGTCGCCGCGTTGCTGGCGGCGCGACGCGGCCCGTGGCGGGGGCTGGGTCAGCGTGCCGAGGAGCTGGCGTTCGCGCTGCTGCGCACCCAGGACACGATCGCCCGCCGGTACCTGAGCCGGCGGCTGCCTGATACCGGCCCGACCGGCGGTGACATCGACACCGACACAGGTGGCAACGGCGGCGACGAGGCGGACCGGCTGCTGGGGCAGCTGCACGGCCGGCTCGCCGAGCAGTTGGGGGAGCGCTTCGACGAGTCGTTGTCGGACGATGATCGCCTCGCCGGGGAGGTGCTGTCGCGTTCCACGGTCTTCCTGGACGGGCTGCGTAACTGGTCGGCGCCCGGGGTGAAACCGCACCCGGTCGGTGGCCGGCCGGCCGCCCGGGTGGTCAACCGGTGACGCAGCTGTCGACCGGAGCCGGGCGCGGTTCGAGACGGTCCGCGATGCCGCGCAGCGTGGCGGCGGTGCCCGCCCGTAGCCGACTCGTCAACTCGACGGGGGAGCGGCGCGGCGGGTCGGGCCGCACCGGGGCGTCGGGGCGCGCCGAGTTCACGTGGTGGGCCATCGCGGTCAACGCGGTGCTGTAGCCGGCGGGCATCTCCATGGTCAGCTCCTCGGTGCGGGGCCGGTACTCGGCCGGGTGATCATTTCGGTCGGCAGCACGACCTGCCGGCGGTGGCCGTCGGCAGGTGGGTCGAGCAGCAGTTCGGCGGCGATCCGCCCCTTGTCCTCGGCGGGTTGCCGGATGGTGGTCAGATCGGCTGCGGCGGCCTGGTCGATGTCGTCGAAGCCGGTGACCGAGACGTCGACTCCGGCGCGCAGACCCCGCGCGGCGAGGGTGTCGAGTACGCCGAGGGCGAGCACGTCGGTCAGGGCGAGGATCGCGGTGGGCGGCTGTGGCCGGTCGAGCAGCAGTGCGGCGGCGTGCTGCCCGTCGCGGCGGTCGTTGCCGGCGGTGGCCACGACCGCCAGGTGTGACCAGGGCACCCCGGCGGCGGTGAACGCGTCCCGGATGCCGGTGAGCCGGCCCCGGGTCGAGGCGTAGTGGGCCTGCTGCGGCCCGGCGAGGTCGACCGGTGCGGTGGGTCGCGCGGTGGGGAAGACGCCGTCGGCGACGACGCCGATCCGCCGGTGTCCGTGGCCGGCGAGGTGCTCACCGAGCCGGGTGGTGGCGGCGGCCTCGTCGATGCCGACGTGGTGTTCGGTCGGGCCGGCACCGTCGAGTGGGCTGGTGGCGACGATCGGTAGCCCTCGGGCGCGGATCGCGGCCAGCGCCCAGTGGGTGTCGGAGCCGCAGTAGACGCAGAAGCCGTCGACGGCGGCGTTGTCCAGCGCGCGTACCGCGACGTCCCGGTCGGCGGGCAGTGGGATCAGCAGCAGACTGGTGTCGCGTTGCTCGGTGGCGGCGGCCATGCCGCGGAGGAATCGCAGCGCGAACGGGTCGGTCACGGCGTAACTGAGGTTGCTGGTGAACAGCACTCCGATGGCGCCGGCGCGACCGCGACGCAGCGACCGGGCGGTCGGGTTGGGGCCGGGGTAGCCGAGCTGGCGGGCGGCGTCGAGGATCCGGTCGCGTAGCGCGGGGGAGAGCTGGTCGGGTCGGGCGTACGCGTTGGACACGGTGCTGCGGGACACGCCGACGTACGCGGCGACGGTCTGCAGGGTGGGTCGCTCGGTCATCGTCCACCCGCCCTTCTGTATCGATCCAGCTTCTGGATCGATACAGTAACACGGCGTACCGACCCGCCGGAACCCCCGGCCGCCCACGTCGATCGATGTGATTAGCTGGCCGCTGCCCCGCCGCAGACCCGGAAGGAGATGTCGGCCCGTGCCCGACGTCCTGCTCAGCATCGCGATCATCGCCGCAGCGGTGGCGGCGGCGGTCATCGCCGTCACCGTCGTCTACCGGATCCTGCGGATCGCCGGACGTCGATCGACACTGCTCACCGACATGTCCCGGCGCGCCTACTGGCCCACGACCATCATCGCCGCGCTGCTCGCCGCCCGGCTCAGCATCCCCGTCGCCACCACCAACGGCTGGCACGGACCCGTCCTGCACGTCATCATGCTGGCCAGCATCGCCGCCGGTGGCTGGCTGGTCGCCACCCTGCTCGGACTCGCCGCCGACACCGCCCTGCGCCGGTTCCGTATCGACGTCAACGACAACCTCGCCGCCCGCCGCGCCCACACCCAGATCACCGTCATCCGCCGCGTCGCGTTCGCCGTCGTCGGCGTCGTCACCGTCGGCGCCATGCTGATCACCTTCCCCGGTGCCCGCGCCGCCGGCGCCAGCGTCCTGGCCTCCGCCGGCCTCGTCGGCGTCGTCGCCG from Solwaraspora sp. WMMD791 includes:
- a CDS encoding monooxygenase, with amino-acid sequence MSRSARITAVAAVAVVAALATACAGTGATTDRGPAGAATAGQERAPDHRHSGVAVPPPAPLRDGERFVELAMPQAYTPAAPGGVGTDEYRCFLVDPGLTGDVALTGSQFLPDNLDIVHHAIFFRVSPAEVASARAVDDRSPGAGWTCFGDAGIGGNPAWVASWAPGADETLFDADLGYLMPAGSQLVMQIHYNLLASDGRPGQADRSGIRMRIVDDVDGIRPLETELLPAPVELPCAPGESGALCDRATALADVKQRFGPEVGGFADQLVTWCNAGRAPAAGDTGSCDHPVRQAGTVYGLGGHMHLLGRSITVELNPGTDRARTLLDVPNYDFDHQAIVPLDEPVTVSPGDTYRVTCTHDATLRARLPQLRDQPARYVVWGDGTSDEMCLGLVIWSPA
- a CDS encoding phosphoketolase family protein, whose amino-acid sequence is MTALTEPRTHAVPDEDLLRVLAAPDDVELAQLDAWWRANNYLTVGQIYLRGNPLLREPLTADHIKPRLLGHWGTSPGLSLIYAHVSRLIRHTGQQTIYLTGPGHGGPALVAAGYLEGTYTEIYPDVTRDESGMLRLFRQFSSPGGIPSHVSVTTPGSIHEGGELGYVLVHAFGAVMDNPDLLAIAVVGDGEAETGPLEGSWKGVSFINPAHDGAVLPILHLNGAKIAGPTVLARKERGEVRSLLEGHGYEVIEVEGDDLPGMHFRFAAALADAWGKIRAIQSAARSGDWDGSRPRWPLIILRSPKGWTGPEQVDGITVTGTWRSHQVPLSGVRDNADHLAILETWLRSYRPEELFDADGAPTPVVTGVNPDGDLRMSASPHANGGLLTRDLDMPDFREYAVDVPQPAQLRAESTRKLGELMRDIYTRNPDRFRLFCPDETNSNRLGAVFEVSDRGFMEQVYPTDTAISRNGRVMEVLSEHNCHGWLEGYNLTGRYGMFATYEAFAMVSASQTVQHGKWLQEAAHLPWRAKVPSLNILLTSTAWRNDHNGFSHQGPGLIQVVLNQRGTVSRVYLPPDANCLLSVADHCLRSKSYVNLIVIDKQPQLQWLTMDQAVEHCAKGADIWEWAGTDDGATDPDIVLACAGDVVTMETVAAAQILRERLPGLKVRVVNVVNLMTLPRPKDHPHGMSETMFTELFTDSVDVVFAFHGYPGAIHQLVHGRPDADRFRVRGFIEQGTTTTPFDMTVRNRASRYHLVMDAINNARRLPRGAADLKAWCEAKLAEHEAYVVEHLEDMPEVRDWSLGDWAKQG
- a CDS encoding antibiotic biosynthesis monooxygenase, translating into MAVVKINAIEVPAGAGEELERRFAARQGAVENAPGFLGFELLRPVSGEGRYFVYTRWESEEAYQAWAAGPARQAHAGDGDGGKPRPPVATGASLLEFEVVQSVSRA
- a CDS encoding potassium channel family protein, with translation MTWLSVLTGTVLITVVLVDVWLTILHPDAEGPLAGAVRRLVWRASSLVGGRGRSPRRTPLVWAGPLLVTGTFLTWIGPLVFGVALLVWPYLDGYHRVAGYGRAGFVDALYFAAGTLTVLGYGDLTPDTPAQKLLAVAVGALGFALFAALATYLIELITGLTVRNGFALAVHDQVRGTDGAGLIARSLTEEGVDATRQRCAAWAESLRALDDTVRRYPLVALTYRPRRPDYDIEPALEHLTEATVAALLAARRGPWRGLGQRAEELAFALLRTQDTIARRYLSRRLPDTGPTGGDIDTDTGGNGGDEADRLLGQLHGRLAEQLGERFDESLSDDDRLAGEVLSRSTVFLDGLRNWSAPGVKPHPVGGRPAARVVNR
- a CDS encoding LacI family DNA-binding transcriptional regulator; translated protein: MTERPTLQTVAAYVGVSRSTVSNAYARPDQLSPALRDRILDAARQLGYPGPNPTARSLRRGRAGAIGVLFTSNLSYAVTDPFALRFLRGMAAATEQRDTSLLLIPLPADRDVAVRALDNAAVDGFCVYCGSDTHWALAAIRARGLPIVATSPLDGAGPTEHHVGIDEAAATTRLGEHLAGHGHRRIGVVADGVFPTARPTAPVDLAGPQQAHYASTRGRLTGIRDAFTAAGVPWSHLAVVATAGNDRRDGQHAAALLLDRPQPPTAILALTDVLALGVLDTLAARGLRAGVDVSVTGFDDIDQAAAADLTTIRQPAEDKGRIAAELLLDPPADGHRRQVVLPTEMITRPSTGPAPRS